The following proteins come from a genomic window of Terriglobia bacterium:
- a CDS encoding amidohydrolase family protein, protein MRRSRTVVVVVLVGMLMACGPKKPFAQTQLSAISSELLANAGTAQAGDPASGSRLQAAGTTVLRCGSLLDPKSGQVRRDVEIVVVGHKVETVGAFGAGTRAGAPAPQMIDLGGMTCLPGLIDTHTHVLLQGDITAEDYDAQLLKQSNPYRAIVGAVTAGKALNYGFTTLRDLETEGAGYADVDIKKAINNGIIAGPRMQVATRALNVTGAYPLQGYNWEIQVPHGVQFCDGADDCRKAVREQISHGADWIKVYSDRSYYIDGPALKDVPTFTMEELRAIVDEAHRQRRKVASHATAMFGVHNSVEAGVDSIEHGDYIAPEDLKTMAAKGIWYVPTLYVGEYVAEGRAKAGAPVWLDMVKISEETFRRAMQAGVKIAFGTDAGGFDWNINPAKEFALRVKCGQTAAQAIRSATSDAAALLGMADVGTIEPGKLADIVAVAGDPLADVTVLEKISFVMKDGVVVAKK, encoded by the coding sequence ATGAGGCGGTCGCGTACGGTTGTGGTGGTGGTGCTGGTGGGGATGCTGATGGCGTGTGGACCGAAGAAGCCGTTTGCGCAGACTCAGCTCTCAGCTATTAGCTCTGAGCTCTTGGCTAATGCTGGTACTGCACAGGCGGGGGACCCGGCTTCAGGCTCCAGGCTGCAGGCGGCAGGAACGACGGTGTTGCGATGCGGGAGCTTACTGGATCCGAAGAGCGGGCAGGTGCGGCGCGATGTCGAGATTGTGGTGGTTGGGCACAAGGTTGAAACGGTTGGGGCATTCGGTGCGGGTACGCGGGCGGGGGCACCCGCGCCACAAATGATTGATCTCGGCGGGATGACTTGCCTGCCGGGGCTGATTGATACGCACACGCATGTGCTGCTGCAGGGGGACATCACGGCGGAAGATTACGACGCGCAGTTGTTGAAGCAGTCGAACCCGTACCGGGCGATTGTGGGGGCGGTGACGGCGGGGAAAGCGCTGAACTACGGGTTCACCACGCTTCGCGACCTGGAAACCGAGGGCGCGGGATACGCGGACGTGGACATCAAGAAGGCGATCAACAACGGCATCATCGCGGGTCCACGGATGCAGGTGGCGACGCGGGCGCTGAACGTGACCGGGGCGTATCCGCTGCAAGGCTACAACTGGGAGATCCAGGTTCCGCATGGGGTGCAGTTCTGCGATGGAGCGGACGATTGCCGCAAGGCGGTGCGGGAGCAGATATCGCACGGGGCGGATTGGATCAAGGTGTACAGCGACCGTTCGTATTACATCGACGGCCCGGCGCTGAAAGACGTGCCGACGTTCACCATGGAAGAGTTGCGTGCGATCGTGGACGAGGCGCATCGGCAACGGCGTAAAGTGGCCTCGCACGCGACGGCGATGTTTGGCGTGCACAACTCGGTGGAGGCGGGAGTGGATTCAATCGAGCACGGGGACTACATCGCGCCGGAAGACCTGAAGACCATGGCGGCGAAGGGGATCTGGTACGTGCCGACGCTGTACGTGGGCGAGTACGTGGCCGAAGGGCGTGCGAAGGCGGGCGCGCCGGTATGGCTGGACATGGTCAAGATATCAGAGGAGACGTTCCGCAGGGCGATGCAGGCGGGAGTAAAGATCGCGTTCGGCACGGATGCGGGCGGGTTCGACTGGAACATCAATCCGGCAAAAGAGTTCGCGCTGCGGGTAAAGTGCGGGCAAACGGCGGCGCAGGCGATAAGGTCGGCAACGTCGGATGCAGCGGCGTTGCTGGGAATGGCGGATGTGGGGACGATTGAGCCGGGCAAGCTGGCGGACATTGTGGCGGTCGCGGGGGATCCGCTGGCGGATGTCACGGTGCTGGAGAAGATCAGCTTCGTGATGAAGGATGGGGTGGTGGTGGCGAAGAAGTAG
- a CDS encoding superoxide dismutase, giving the protein MALRNVPNPVAEQTAHALPALPYDFAALEPHIDAQTMQIHHDKHHGAYVTNLNAALDKHPDLKSKSVEDLLRGLNSIPEDIRTAVRNNGGGHANHGMFWNIMSPKGGGTPTGEIAQVINQFGGFDQFKEKFNDNGLKRFGSGWTWLVHTSAGKFELVSTANQDSPYIDGNYPVMGNDVWEHAYYLKYQNRRADYLKAWWNVVNWDEINRRLKQGR; this is encoded by the coding sequence ATGGCTTTAAGAAATGTGCCTAATCCCGTCGCAGAGCAGACTGCTCACGCACTCCCCGCTCTCCCTTACGACTTCGCTGCGCTGGAGCCCCACATTGACGCGCAGACCATGCAGATTCACCACGACAAGCACCATGGCGCGTACGTCACCAATTTGAACGCCGCCCTTGACAAGCATCCCGACCTGAAGTCCAAGTCGGTCGAAGACTTGCTGCGCGGCCTCAACTCCATTCCCGAGGACATCCGCACCGCGGTCCGCAACAACGGCGGCGGCCACGCCAACCACGGCATGTTCTGGAACATCATGAGTCCCAAGGGGGGCGGCACCCCCACCGGCGAGATCGCCCAGGTCATCAACCAGTTCGGCGGCTTCGACCAGTTCAAGGAAAAGTTCAACGACAACGGCCTCAAGCGCTTCGGCAGCGGCTGGACTTGGCTGGTCCACACCAGCGCCGGCAAATTCGAGCTGGTCAGCACCGCCAACCAGGACAGCCCGTACATTGACGGCAATTACCCGGTCATGGGCAACGACGTCTGGGAGCACGCCTACTATCTGAAGTATCAGAACCGCCGCGCCGACTACCTCAAGGCCTGGTGGAACGTCGTCAACTGGGACGAAATCAACCGCCGCCTCAAGCAAGGCCGGTAA
- a CDS encoding insulinase family protein: MKNAGRAGRFALAIVMFVVLCAPVWGQGNTHPVPPKPGPTRAVPPRAASESVPTIKFEKYKLANGLEVILSEDHRLPLVAVDLWYHVGPANERPGLTGFAHLFEHMMFQGSKHVANFDKVIEGIGATQTNGTTDFDRTNYFETVPSEQLETALWVESDRMGWLLDGLNEKKLKNQRDVVRNERRQSLEGQPYGLVEEGLFHLVYPKTHPYYAEVIGSHADVEAADLKDVREFFKTYYAPNNATIAIVGDFDTKTVKALTEEYFGPVPAGPPVPKIEAVTPPITQERRATITDKVQLPRVYIAWLTPAYFKPGDADADLLASILGGGKSSRLYKKLVYEKQIAQDVRAGENSMMLGSLFQITATAKPGVKPEELEKAIEAELAAVQKDGVTQAEVERARNTIETRTIQGLQRLGGFGGKADLLNQYNHYTGDPGYLPKDLARYNNATTASVQKLAQTLTASSRAVVYGVPGEKVVEDVAQRPEPPAAAVAEKMPGGPGGDEWRNTQPKPGKRSALQLPVPEEFKLPNGMQVYLVEQHELPVLTAQLTALRGSEANPADRAGLASFTAQMMNEGTEKRTSPQLADDIAQIGASLNAGSSADASTITGSGLTKNANQLFDLLSDVALHPAFREEEIERVRKRRLTTLLQQNDNPGILANRVLAHEVYGDKSPYGYLETGTPESTQATTREDMVKFYNGGFAPANCALVVAGDVTELQLKRLAMTYFGWWTGQGSVSKPPMAGNTLTRRVVIVDKPNAPQSALRIGQVGLQRRHPDFVPVTVMNDILGGMFSSRINMNLREVHGYTYGAFTSFQFRRGAGPFVVGSMIRTDVTAPAVKEVFAELERMRTTEVSPDELSAAKETFERGLTADFETTTRTAGTMSNLFVYDLPPDYYRTLPAKIGAVSATEVQRMAERYLVPNKMVIVIAGDRAKVEPELKKLEMGTVEAQDVEGKPIMEKKAAGGQQ; encoded by the coding sequence ATGAAAAACGCAGGCCGAGCGGGGCGGTTCGCTCTGGCAATCGTCATGTTCGTGGTCTTGTGCGCGCCGGTGTGGGGCCAGGGAAATACCCATCCTGTCCCGCCAAAACCGGGACCGACAAGGGCAGTGCCGCCACGGGCGGCAAGCGAGAGTGTCCCGACCATCAAGTTTGAAAAGTACAAGCTGGCGAACGGGCTGGAGGTGATCCTGAGCGAAGATCACCGGCTGCCGCTGGTGGCCGTGGACTTGTGGTATCACGTCGGGCCGGCAAACGAGCGGCCGGGGCTGACCGGCTTCGCGCACCTGTTCGAACACATGATGTTCCAGGGATCGAAGCACGTGGCGAACTTCGACAAGGTGATCGAAGGCATCGGGGCGACGCAGACCAATGGCACCACCGATTTCGATCGCACCAATTATTTCGAGACGGTGCCGTCGGAGCAGTTGGAGACGGCGCTGTGGGTCGAGAGCGACCGCATGGGGTGGCTGCTGGATGGCCTGAACGAAAAGAAGCTGAAGAACCAGCGGGACGTAGTGCGCAATGAGCGGCGGCAGAGCCTGGAAGGTCAGCCGTACGGGCTGGTCGAGGAGGGACTGTTCCACCTGGTGTATCCGAAGACGCACCCGTATTACGCGGAGGTGATCGGATCCCATGCGGACGTGGAGGCAGCGGACCTGAAGGACGTGCGCGAGTTTTTCAAGACGTACTACGCGCCGAACAATGCGACGATCGCGATCGTGGGCGACTTCGATACCAAGACAGTGAAGGCGCTGACGGAAGAATATTTTGGGCCGGTGCCGGCAGGACCTCCGGTACCGAAGATTGAGGCGGTGACGCCGCCGATCACGCAGGAACGACGGGCGACGATCACCGACAAGGTGCAGTTGCCGCGGGTGTACATCGCATGGCTGACGCCAGCATACTTCAAGCCGGGCGATGCGGATGCAGACCTGCTGGCCAGCATTCTGGGGGGAGGAAAGTCGAGCCGGCTGTACAAGAAGCTGGTGTACGAAAAGCAGATCGCGCAGGATGTGCGGGCGGGAGAGAACTCGATGATGCTGGGGTCGTTGTTCCAGATTACGGCGACGGCCAAGCCCGGGGTGAAGCCGGAGGAGCTAGAGAAGGCGATCGAGGCAGAGCTGGCGGCGGTGCAGAAGGACGGCGTCACGCAGGCCGAGGTGGAGCGGGCGAGAAATACGATCGAGACGCGCACCATCCAGGGTCTGCAACGGCTGGGCGGGTTCGGAGGAAAAGCCGACTTGCTGAACCAGTACAACCACTACACGGGCGATCCGGGATATCTGCCGAAGGACCTGGCGCGATATAACAATGCGACAACGGCGTCGGTGCAGAAGCTGGCCCAGACGCTGACGGCGAGTTCGCGCGCGGTGGTGTACGGCGTGCCGGGAGAGAAGGTAGTGGAGGACGTGGCGCAGCGGCCGGAGCCGCCGGCGGCAGCGGTGGCGGAGAAGATGCCGGGCGGGCCGGGCGGCGATGAGTGGCGCAACACGCAGCCGAAACCGGGAAAGAGGTCGGCGCTGCAGTTGCCGGTGCCGGAGGAATTCAAGCTGCCCAACGGGATGCAGGTGTACCTGGTGGAACAGCACGAGTTGCCGGTGCTGACGGCGCAGTTGACGGCGCTGCGCGGGAGCGAGGCAAATCCGGCGGACCGGGCAGGCTTGGCGTCATTTACGGCGCAGATGATGAACGAAGGCACGGAAAAGCGGACGTCGCCGCAACTGGCGGATGACATCGCGCAGATCGGGGCGTCGCTGAACGCGGGATCGTCGGCGGACGCGAGCACGATCACCGGCAGCGGGCTGACCAAGAATGCGAACCAGTTGTTCGATCTGCTGTCGGACGTGGCGTTGCACCCGGCGTTCCGCGAAGAAGAAATTGAGCGAGTGCGGAAACGCCGGCTGACCACGCTACTGCAGCAGAACGACAACCCCGGCATCCTGGCCAACCGGGTGTTGGCGCACGAGGTGTACGGCGACAAGAGCCCGTACGGGTACCTGGAGACGGGAACGCCGGAATCCACCCAGGCAACCACCCGCGAGGACATGGTGAAGTTCTACAACGGCGGGTTCGCACCGGCGAACTGCGCGCTGGTGGTGGCGGGCGACGTCACCGAGCTGCAACTGAAGAGGCTGGCGATGACGTACTTCGGTTGGTGGACGGGACAGGGGTCGGTGTCGAAGCCGCCGATGGCCGGGAACACGCTGACGCGGCGGGTGGTGATTGTGGACAAGCCGAATGCGCCGCAAAGCGCGCTGCGCATCGGGCAAGTCGGGCTGCAGCGCAGGCATCCCGACTTCGTGCCGGTGACGGTGATGAACGACATTCTGGGAGGAATGTTCTCCAGCCGGATCAACATGAACTTGCGCGAGGTGCATGGATACACGTACGGAGCGTTTACGTCGTTCCAGTTCCGTCGGGGCGCCGGGCCGTTTGTAGTGGGAAGCATGATCCGGACGGACGTGACGGCGCCAGCAGTGAAGGAGGTGTTTGCCGAACTGGAGCGCATGCGGACGACGGAAGTGTCGCCCGACGAGCTATCGGCGGCCAAGGAGACGTTTGAGCGTGGGCTGACGGCGGATTTCGAGACCACCACCCGGACGGCGGGAACGATGTCGAACTTGTTCGTCTATGACCTGCCGCCGGATTACTACCGCACGCTGCCGGCGAAGATCGGGGCAGTGAGCGCGACGGAAGTGCAGCGAATGGCGGAGAGGTACCTTGTGCCGAACAAGATGGTGATTGTGATTGCCGGAGACCGCGCCAAAGTCGAGCCCGAGCTGAAGAAGCTGGAAATGGGCACGGTGGAAGCGCAGGACGTGGAAGGCAAGCCGATCATGGAGAAGAAGGCGGCGGGAGGACAGCAGTAG